A genomic region of Plasmodium malariae genome assembly, chromosome: 14 contains the following coding sequences:
- the PmUG01_14063500 gene encoding conserved Plasmodium protein, unknown function: MNVQNNLMILVYLLFPFLLLTEDIYCFLKDVNIKYASVNDKKNKSNTNDGFSSFGLYGKNNKDDENKSTGGMFQSLFSSIKNILYNEDKIKKDLKLINDNVKEMKEGFVKSSIDIAKQATNIKEDITKNTTYWSNLIKNTISEELGQIDRISKEQLNKLRGTPQHKMLFSTPFQFSSNEQKGNKKVIGKDSSDASSIMSSVDAKATAANVGAAFPYFSNSDNKNEEKKGMFKYLYSKGTNEGKKNEMKYEDQGDEAKKGNRMNPFSFFTNADKKGNASESFIKEDKSQLHAFFGMKENEKNDGKRIKVDTSNKEDKTWSFTNYFSHMGEQDHLEKKEGGKGSKDNDSSTGRSIQQEEEEAKGFSLNFFSKRSGNAEGNSEQGKGSNNNGGSNVSSVPWFSFTHKKQGEGEKDKSQQYIKIHQEETKKKDDTMNNQNEGDGKGIEKSFSLFNLLKGKEKKKDMNSDNVETDNANLEKSYSTDDGRKKEKKSLFNLYGTFGHNDFALNDENKKWNYSNSESNTKMKIDYSNDNLMNKVKNYYKENKNVDDVKFLSLLNTEHQFDENVDCYPLVAFKGCLSNCFKTISNDKGEEEQHDFKKKPLSVNDYKHLEKCIYKCKNSSLDNVSGGCVQKDGQVLNKKPNYKQYMHNFEKDNVKFDKHPSAFHDFTLKDKYSAGTSGSTSGSTSGSTSGSTSGSTSGSTSGSTSGSTSGSTGSDSANNVRDEKHVGDITAELKKRNFVDIIFMKDGKKEKTNYDSANIMPGENLSAKLFDIGSNYKQNNSMLDKDNINNSHLLQNSFNLFKTLTTQNDDTSNSTSSTSGGILKSQGNITKGTVDADHTINTTTTTSTNSEEEKEEEDDDDDDSSNHYSYASTSFFLFLLFITFFVYLSAFTNIINQYYVSFKEKICLYLNGNYKATFNHIYGEPSEAFLPKSVHTPYNINSAQDNYYHSFQENNLDLA; this comes from the coding sequence ATGAACGTGCAGAACAATCTTATGATTCTTGTGTACCTTTTATTCCCATTTCTACTGTTAACTGAggatatatattgttttctaaaagatgttaatataaaatacgcTTCggtaaatgataaaaaaaataaaagtaatacaAATGATGGATTTTCTTCTTTTGGACTCTATGGGAAGAATAACAaagatgatgaaaataaGTCAACAGGTGGGATGTTTCAGTCTTTATTTagttcaataaaaaatatattatataatgaagataagattaaaaaagatttaaaactaattaatgataatgtaaaagaaatgaaagaAGGATTTGTAAAAAGTTCGATAGATATAGCTAAGCAAGCAACTAATATAAAAGAGGATATAACAAAGAATACCACTTATTGGAGTAATCTTATTAAGAATACCATCAGTGAAGAATTAGGTCAAATTGATCGTATTAGCAAAGagcaattaaataaattaagggGAACTCCTCAACACAAAATGCTTTTTTCTACGCCTTTTCAATTTTCTTCTAATGAACAGAAGGGGAACAAAAAGGTTATAGGTAAGGACAGTAGTGATGCATCTTCTATTATGTCCTCCGTTGATGCTAAAGCTACTGCTGCTAATGTGGGAGCAgcttttccttatttttctaACAGTGATAATAAGAATGAGGAAAAGAAAGGTATGTTTAAATATCTCTACAGTAAAGGTACAAATGAGGGAAAAAAGAACGAGATGAAATATGAAGACCAAGGGGATGAAGCAAAAAAAGGGAACAGAATGAACCCATTTAGTTTTTTTACCAATGCTGATAAAAAGGGAAATGCATCTGAAAGTTTTATTAAAGAAGATAAAAGTCAATTACATGCTTTCTTTGGTatgaaagaaaatgaaaagaatgaTGGTAAGAGAATTAAGGTTGACACATCTAATAAGGAGGATAAGACGTGGTCGTTCACAAACTACTTTAGTCATATGGGAGAACAGGATCatttggaaaaaaaggagGGCGGAAAGGGCAGCAAGGACAATGATAGTAGTACAGGTAGAAGTATTCAACAGGAAGAGGAAGAGGCAAAGGGGTTCTCACTTAACTTCTTTTCAAAGAGGAGTGGGAATGCTGAGGGGAACTCCGAACAAGGGAAGGGTAGTAACAATAATGGAGGAAGTAATGTAAGTAGCGTTCCGTGGTTCTCCTTTACACATAAAAAACAAGGTGAAGGGGAAAAGGACAAATCTcaacaatatataaagataCACCAAGAGGAAACGAAAAAGAAGGATGATACAATGAATAATCAAAACGAAGGAGATGGAAAAGGAATAGAAAAATCTTTCTCCCTCTTTAATTTATTGAAggggaaagaaaaaaagaaagatatgAATAGTGACAATGTGGAAACTGATAATGCAAATTTGGAAAAAAGTTATAGCACTGATGAtggaaggaaaaaagaaaagaaatctTTATTCAATCTGTATGGTACCTTTGGTCATAATGATTTTGCattaaatgatgaaaataaaaaatggaattaCTCGAACAGTGAATCTaacacaaaaatgaaaatagacTATTCAAATGATAATCTAATGAATAAAGTAAAGAATTActataaggaaaataaaaatgtcgATGATGTAAaatttctttctcttttaaaTACAGAACACCAATTTGACGAGAATGTTGATTGCTATCCGTTAGTTGCTTTTAAAGGATGTTTAAGTAATTGCTTTAAAACCATCTCGAATGACAAAGGAGAAGAAGAACAAcatgattttaaaaaaaaacccCTTTCAGTTAATGACTACAAACATTTGGAAAAATGCATTTACAAATGTAAAAACTCTAGCCTCGACAATGTGAGTGGTGGTTGTGTTCAGAAGGATGGACAGGTGCTAAACAAGAAACCGAATTATAAACAGTACATGCATAACTTTGAAAAGGATAATGTAAAGTTTGACAAACATCCCTCCGCTTTCCATGATTTCACATTGAAGGATAAGTACAGCGCTGGTACAAGTGGCAGTACAAGCGGAAGTACAAGTGGCAGTACAAGCGGAAGTACAAGCGGAAGTACAAGCGGCAGTACAAGCGGAAGTACAAGCGGCAGTACAAGCGGCAGTACAGGAAGTGATAGTGCCAATAACGTTCGTGATGAAAAGCATGTGGGTGATATCACAGCGGAGCTGAAGAAGAGAAATTTCGTTGATATCATATTTATGAAGGAtgggaaaaaggaaaagacgAATTATGATTCTGCAAATATAATGCCAGGAGAAAATTTAAGTGCAAAACTTTTTGATATAGGTTcaaattataaacaaaataattccATGTTAGACAAGGACAACATAAACAATAGTCATCTTTTACagaattcttttaatttatttaaaacattaacAACTCAAAATGATGATACGTCTAACTCAACAAGTTCAACAAGTGGAGGCATCTTAAAAAGTCAAGGCAACATCACTAAGGGTACAGTAGACGCAGATCATACTATCaatactactactactacaaGTACAAATAGTGAAGAAGAAAAGGAGGAGGaggatgatgatgatgatgacaGTTCAAATCATTATAGTTATGCTTCAACTAgctttttcctatttttattgttcattACCTTTTTTGTCTACCTATCAGCCTTcactaatataattaatcaGTACTACGTTtcatttaaagaaaaaatttgcttatatttaaatggaAATTACAAAGCTACCTTCAATCATATTTATGGTGAACCATCAGAAGCATTTTTACCCAAAAGTGTACATACCCCTTACAACATAAACAGTGCACAAGATAATTATTACCACTCCTTCCAAGAAAACAATTTAGACCTCGCATGA
- the PmUG01_14063600 gene encoding macrophage migration inhibitory factor, putative, producing MPCCELITNISIADDNAQNVLSQIERVISDVLGKPVSYIMSNYDYQKNLRFAGTNEEYCFVRLTSIGGINRSNNSTLADKITKILMNTLNVKSRRVYIEFRDCSAQNFAYSGSLFG from the exons ATGCCTTGCTGCGAGTTGATAACAAATATAAGTATAGCCGATGATAATGCGCAAAATGTATTATCTCAAATAGAAAGGG tGATATCGGATGTATTGGGAAAACCTGTGTCTTATATTATGAGCAATTATGACTATCAGAAAAACTTAAGATTTGCTGGCACGAATGAAGAATATTGTTTTGTTAGGTTAACAAGCATTGGAGGAATTAATAGGTCAAATAATTCAACTTTAGCtgataaaattacaaaaattctTATGAACACGTTAAATGTAAAATCGAGGAGAGTGTACATTGAATTCAGGGATTGTTCAGCTCAAAATTTCGCATACAGTGGATCTCTATTTGGCTGA
- the PmUG01_14063700 gene encoding T-complex protein 1 subunit gamma, putative, which produces MLKNPGAVLVFKPNTKREEGRKTQLSNIQASRAVSEIVKTTLGPMAMLKMMLDPLGGIIITNDGNSILREVDVAHPAAKSLIELSRSQDEEVGDGTTSVVILSGELLNIAEAFLKQKIHPTIIVNCYMNALNCSLKYLEEIAIEVDVNDEGNLLKAIDSCLSTKFVSRYNSIISKLALEATQCVKIENIMGKKEIDIKRYAKVEKIPGGEITDSYVLKGVMINKDITHPKMRRYIKNPRILLLDCTLEYKKAESQTNVEILDENTWNQLLLQEEIEVKKFCEYIIDSKCDVVITEKGVSDLAQHFLVKKNISVIRRVRKTDLNRLERISGATIVNRCDEIVESDIGTQCGLFEVKKIGDDYYSFFVECENPRACTILLRGSTKDVLNEIERNLHDGMNVAKNIIIEGKLLYGGGCTEMRVAQHLLKEANHFDDSRKSITEAVATALEIIPKILAQNSGANVVKTINMLRIKHENIDGEKYGIDGITGDIIDVSTKNIWDLLSVKKQIYKSAIEAAAMILRIDDVVSGIGKEDKIQKPVQNEFD; this is translated from the exons ATGTTGAAAAACCCCGGAGCAGTTTTGGTTTTCAAGCCTAACACAAAGAGGGAGGAAGGAAGAAAAACGCAGCTGTCGAATATACAG GCGAGTCGGGCAGTTAGCGAAATTGTGAAGACAACACTAGGCCCTATGGCAATGTTGAAAATGATGCTTGATCCGTTGGGgggaataataataactaatGATGGCAATTCAATTTTAAGAGAAGTGGATGTAGCTCACCCAGCAGCAAAATCGCTGATAGAATTAAGTAGATCTCAGGATGAAGAAGTAGGAGATGGAACAACATCGGTAGTGATATTATCAGGTGAGTTACTAAACATAGCGGAAGCATTTCTAAAGCAGAAGATACATCCAACAATTATAGTAAATTGTTATATGAATGCTTTAAATTGtagtttaaaatatttagaagAAATTGCAATTGAGGTAGATGTAAATGATGAAGGGAATCTATTAAAAGCTATAGATTCATGTTTAAGTACAAAATTTGTTAGTCGTTATAACAGTATTATTAGTAAATTAGCATTAGAAGCAACTCAGTGTGTTAAGATAGAAAACATAATgggtaaaaaagaaatagatataaaaagatatGCAAAGGTGGAAAAAATACCTGGAGGAGAAATAACAGACAGTTATGTACTAAAGGGTGTAATgataaataaagatattacACATCCAAAAATGAGAAGGTATATTAAGAATCCACGTATATTATTACTAGATTGCACattagaatataaaaaagcagAAAGTCAAACAAACGTAGAAATATTGGATGAAAATACATGGAATCAATTACTTTTACAGGAAGAAATAGAAGTTAAAAAGTTttgtgaatatataattgatAGTAAATGCGATGTAGTAATAACAGAAAAAGGTGTATCTGATTTAGCTCAACATTTTCTtgttaaaaagaatataagtGTTATTAGGAGAGTAAGAAAAACAGATTTGAATAGATTAGAAAGGATTAGTGGTGCTACAATTGTTAACAGATGTGATGAAATTGTTGAGAGTGATATTGGTACACAATGTGGTTTATttgaagttaaaaaaattggagATGATTActattccttttttgttgAATGTGAAAATCCTCGTGCATGTACTATTTTACTTAGAGGATCAACTAAAGATGTGTTAAACGAAATAGAAAGGAATTTACATGATGGTATGAATGTAgctaaaaatataatcatagaagggaaattattatatggtGGTGGATGTACAGAAATGCGAGTTGCTCAACATCTACTTAAAGAAGCAAACCATTTTGATGATTCAAGAAAAAGCATAACAGAAGCAGTTGCTACAGCCCTTGAAATTATTCCAAAAATTTTAGCACAAAACAGTGGAGCTAATGTAGTAAAGACTATAAACATGTTAAGGATAAAACATGAAAATATTGATGGAGAGAAGTATGGAATAGATGGTATTACAGGTGATATTATTGATGTATcgacaaaaaatatttgggATTTACTTTCTGTAAAGAAGCAAATATACAAAAGTGCAATTGAAGCTGCTGCCATGATTCTTCGAATTGACGATGTGGTTAGCGGAATAGGAAAGGAGGATAAGATTCAGAAGCCCGTTCAGAATGAGTTCGATTAG
- the PmUG01_14063800 gene encoding conserved Plasmodium protein, unknown function — MKRHVLVAIAFFTLAKLTLMLTYNYGKMKNYFKRAFYISSIEKQNTRNNNNIMNVTIIKKRRKQFILLKKKNENNFSINVCTLHKKRKGRKGEQRLCMFNGTYNEREASDVSEASDVSEASDVSEASDVSEASDVSEANGEGQANSEDILNSRGEPHYKNNCSSHVTCQNSKDVELKNQLDSASSSGHDDGDDIEGEEEDKEKKRKKEKRNEERIARKVENERSEGNEGSEGNEGSEGNEGSEGNEGNEGNEGNEGSKGNEGGKGKKQISKVISKSKGKNGLGPSNRGEEDSEWIHSTPEEKNQNSLEHKFDESNNIDGKNDMINGSEEDMTKLMKKYLKNDKLLNDNEKLKGLDKDKMLEEYNRLVQLMKESTDRKMREYKENEKKDIYELNERVINSSRKLNLDKLKKDIEKSFTTNDTMERNIQEYIRLFTQEGGPSDVGGNGDARSVGTDADVGGVGSVKHTPLNPTTTVNPSSDDCSSSGVSRNSPLSEGEEKSLGEYAGTDTEFIKEKEEEENREILRKIYRGDYSNIDKFNFKFSRKDFDMMKNIDDKEKDVNEEEKKLIDGIFTKICKQASYIDELREKETKLLQLYEQYRKENKIARDENLENLKYYNAKVARESRHPGGVSGEVDEVGASDRNGLSVSNSSNVLNSSNPSTDSNSWRGGSTDELINKSIFFNRVSNKFVEIKEEEIKEMSEMQIRDELRKRGYPTFGTFEEIKMRLLDIMKIKENNYFDVREIIKNPEEHVLSHIKLDKLKENIKQYKEQEKYGDTESKIKQVDSAIEINKFLYDPVDYLRIDTTNKFIKQKEMENNIKDNADIAKLPIVNDYNFDKEISMAEKLKKTFNFENDQRLPDQIKQCGDDENGHSGKNDTVDTNDEEEEKEEQCRREVLKYGGMQETIEEFHIKHNLSLDFLGDYICKFSNSHIQDVNKYRHKTKEEIKRLEMNQFEFLISESSINNNFIVYKFVDTNDLIKNYLTTKNIVTLIEYSNIADPVDIIHYYSPETLFMLSEEYNITIDKVIDACTKLNIKLPYGGDTHLNKNCFNLLTCYLNKYEQLRKDT, encoded by the coding sequence ATGAAAAGGCATGTGCTAGTAGCCATTGCATTCTTTACACTGGCAAAGCTCACACTGATGCTTACATATAACTacggaaaaatgaaaaattattttaaaagagcTTTTTACATCTCGTCaattgaaaaacaaaatacaaggaataataataatattatgaacgtgacaataattaaaaagagaagaaaacaatttattttgttgaaaaagaaaaatgaaaataatttttcaataaacGTATGTACGTtacacaaaaaaaggaagggAAGAAAGGGGGAGCAGCGTTTGTGCATGTTTAATGGCACATATAATGAGAGGGAAGCTAGTGATGTGAGTGAAGCTAGTGATGTGAGTGAAGCTAGTGATGTGAGTGAAGCTAGTGATGTGAGTGAAGCGAGTGATGTGAGTGAAGCTAATGGTGAGGGTCAAGCAAACAGTGAAGACATACTTAACAGTAGGGGCGAACCACATTATAAGAACAACTGTAGTAGTCATGTTACATGCCAAAATAGTAAAGACGTTGAGCTAAAAAATCAGTTAGACTCGGCTAGCTCCTCGGGGCATGATGATGGAGATGATATTGAAGGAGAGGAGGaagataaagaaaagaaaaggaaaaaggaaaaaagaaacgaAGAAAGAATAGCAAGAAAAGTAGAAAATGAAAGAAGCGAAGGAAATGAAGGAAGCGAAGGAAATGAAGGAAGCGAAGGAAATGAAGGAAGCGAAGGAAACGAAGGAAACGAAGGAAACGAAGGAAACGAAGGAAGCAAAGGAAACGAAggaggaaaaggaaaaaaacaaatcaGCAAAGTGATAAGCAAGAGTAAGGGAAAAAATGGATTAGGACCCAGTAACAGGGGGGAAGAAGATTCGGAATGGATTCACAGTACACCAGAAgagaaaaatcaaaatagTTTAGAACATAAGTTTGACGAAAGTAACAACATAGATGGAAAGAATGACATGATAAATGGATCAGAGGAGGATATGACAAAGCTAATGAAgaagtatttaaaaaacgaTAAATTGCTaaatgataatgaaaaattgaagGGATTAGATAAAGACAAAATGTTAGAAGAGTATAATAGATTAGTACAACTGATGAAGGAGAGTACCGACAGAAAGATGAGagaatataaagaaaatgaaaaaaaagacatatatgaattaaatgaaaGGGTTATTAACAGTTCTCGTAAATTGAATCTTGACAAATTGAAGAAGGATATTGAGAAGTCTTTTACCACGAATGATACAATGGAAAGGAATATTCAAGAGTATATACGGTTATTCACTCAGGAGGGGGGTCCTTCGGATGTTGGGGGGAATGGAGATGCTAGAAGTGTTGGAACTGATGCAGATGTTGGAGGAGTAGGAAGTGTCAAGCATACCCCCCTCAACCCCACAACCACCGTAAACCCCAGTAGTGATGATTGCTCGAGCAGTGGAGTTTCCAGGAATTCGCCACTGAGCGAAGGAGAGGAAAAGAGTCTAGGTGAGTATGCAGGAACAGACACAGAATTtataaaagagaaagaagaagaagaaaacaGAGAAATACTACGAAAAATATACAGAGGAGATTATAGTAATAtagataaatttaattttaagttTTCAAGAAAGGATTTTGACATgatgaaaaatattgatgATAAGGAGAAGGATGtaaatgaagaagaaaagaaattgaTCGATGGAATTTTTACCAAAATTTGTAAACAGGCATCGTACATTGATGAACTGAGGGAGAAGGAGACGAAACTCTTGCAATTATATGAACAATACAggaaggaaaataaaatagcgAGGGACGAGAATCTGGAAAATTTGAAGTACTACAATGCAAAGGTAGCGAGGGAGAGTAGGCATCCGGGGGGAGTAAGCGGGGAAGTCGATGAAGTCGGTGCAAGTGATAGAAATGGTTTAAGTGTGTCTAACTCATCTAATGTGCTTAACTCTTCCAACCCCTCTACTGATTCTAACAGTTGGAGAGGGGGCTCCACCGACGAGCTGATTAACAAGAGCATCTTCTTCAACCGAGTGTCAAACAAATTTGTTGAAATCaaagaagaagaaattaAAGAAATGAGCGAGATGCAGATAAGGGACGAGTTAAGAAAAAGGGGTTATCCAACATTCGGAACGTtcgaagaaataaaaatgagattattagatataatgaaaataaaagaaaacaattATTTCGATGTGagagaaataataaagaatcCAGAAGAGCATGTATTATCCCATATCAAATTAgacaaattaaaagaaaatataaaacaatataaagaACAAGAGAAATATGGTGATACTGAATCAAAGATCAAACAAGTAGATTCAGcaatagaaataaataaatttttatatgatccAGTTGATTATTTACGGATAGATACaactaataaatttattaaacagaaagaaatggaaaataatataaaagacaATGCAGATATTGCTAAATTACCAATAGTCAATGATTACAATTTTGATAAGGAAATATCTATGGCTGAAAAGTTGAAGAAGACgtttaattttgaaaatgatCAGAGGTTACCTGACCAGATTAAACAGTGTGGTGATGATGAAAATGGACATAGCGGAAAAAACGATACAGTCGATACGAACGATGAAGAAGAGGAAAAGGAAGAGCAATGCAGAAGAGAAGTTCTAAAATATGGAGGGATGCAAGAAACCATTGAAGAGTTTCACATCAAACATAATTTATCATTAGATTTCTTGGGtgattatatatgtaaattttcaaattcaCATATACAGgatgttaataaatatagacataaaacaaaagaagaaataaaaaggttAGAGATGAACCAATTTGAATTTCTCATTTCAGAAAGttctataaataataattttattgtttataaatttgttgatacaaatgatttaataaaaaattatctcactactaaaaatattgttacaCTTATTGAATACTCAAATATTGCTGACCCGGTTGATATAATCCATTATTACTCACCTGAAACGTTGTTTATGCTTAGTGAAGAGTATAACATTACCATTGATAAAGTTATCGATGCTTGTACTAAGTTGAACATTAAACTACCATACGGTGGAGATACACACTTAAATAAAAACTGCTTCAATTTGCTTACTTGTTATCTAAATAAGTACGAACAGCTTAGGAAGGACACGTAG
- the PmUG01_14063900 gene encoding conserved Plasmodium protein, unknown function, giving the protein MSKASVSMMKYVPLPSSFTVNRNIRRFNMAEYDRKTFFSFNIFSLFLFALPIVYMSKVNYRMCEENEVIYIKLENARLSVTKSIFSN; this is encoded by the exons atgAGTAAAGCCTCTGTGTCAATGATGAAGTACGTTCCCCTTCCCTCTTCTTTTACAGTGAACAGAAATATAAGAAGG TTTAACATGGCTGAATACGACCGGAAAACTTTCTTCTCTTTCAACATATTCTCTTTATTCTTATTCGCCCTTCCAATTGTTTACATGTCTAAA gtcAACTACAGAATGTGTGAAGAGAACGAGGTCATATACATTAAGTTAGAGAATGCTCGTTTGAGTGTAACGAAAagcattttttcaaattag